The segment CATATAACATGTATGGCTTTACAACATTCTTATTAATTAACTCACTTTTTGCTGGCAGACCAACTCACTGTAATTCTAACTAATTTAATAAGTAGCTAATTAAATAATAGCCCTGTGGACTGTTCAGTCTGGCTGGCTAATTCAGTAAATATTCAAGCTAAGCAGCGGGGCGGCGAGGAGAGTAGGCGGACCATCCTTCAGCTGGAAGGCCGAGGATCAAgcatctgctctgctgaagtttccttgagcaagatgTTGAATCCCTACTATCCTCCAGGGGATCGATAGagtattacaaaaacaaaatatatgttAGCCTGTTGCCTGGCACACTCTCAGATCCTGATCTCTGTCTTGCTGTTGCTTGGCCAAAGGAAAAGAATGTAGACCTCTGCGGTATCGTAATGTCATCCTACAGTTTCTATACACAATGAAAGTCATACACCACCCATATATTTCTAAACACATTCTGGAGATTTTGGACCGCTGGATACGTGGCATCCAATTATGCAAGTCAAataattaaaatctcatgtcccacgtttccttgtttgtgaaaggCAGAATTAAcatcatttctatttttcaaatCACTCTGGAGAGAAAAAACTAATGGATTATTTTGCATGCGGTGGTTGCAAAATTGCTAACTGAATGTTGAGGGTGTCTCAGGCTGTCAAGAGAGTCTCcagtttttgtttatattttgcaAAGTGACAGATGTGCTTTAATTGCATATTGAAGCGATTCAGTCTTCGGTGTCTTTATCTGTTGTCAGGATTTCTGTTTGAGGTTGTTAAGGCTGTTTATCAGCTCTAATTATCCTGTGGAACTGTGTGGTCCTGataaaaaaaggaaggaaatcaCTGTTTGCAACTCCCAAAAttagtttaatttaaaaaaatggtgACATTACATTTCAATCAGACATAAGCATCGGATAGTTTCTAGGGATATTCAACACACCAATACAAAGACATGTGATGTCCCATAGCACTTCCGAATAAAATGTGCGTAATATTTATGCATGTGTAACACCTCTCCCACCTAGTGTGTGGTCTTTTTTCTCTGGCCTCCTTTTAACACTCATTTAATCATGTAGTAGTCCAACTGAGAAGCTCATTTAAGAGAGACCCGGTCAAGAAAGCAGTATGatgacaaacataaacacacaattgCAGACAAATTCAAATGTCTGAATACTGTGCAAAAAATGTACCTAAACAGAAGTATAATTAAATGTTATCAAGTTGTCAAAACATAAACAGGTCTTGATTGGCTCGTCTCAGTAAACACTTACTAAAATCCTTCAGATCAGGCGGGTTTGCttcatttgaactggaaagcctccactcagcaggctTCTTTTGAATTGCCTGCGATTCATTCAGTAAATACGCTTTTAACTAAACActcatttgcaaaacatcatgaagaacattgttcttatcctgagccatagtataTTTGATACAAAACCCATggaaactgaataatatgggccCTGTAATCTCTTTGTAATTGATTCTATATGCCGCTATTGTGTTGTTGCTCCAGAGTGCGGGTTTATTTTTCATAGCAGGTACAGTAATGTAGGTCACCTTGATTTCTGTTTTCCTGAAATCCATTTCTGCTTTGAGTACCAAGACAAAGCATCCATTGATAACTGAATTGTTCTGATATACTAATAATATATCCTTTATctatatagcactttttgaaacacagtaacaaagtgctttacagtcaaatTAAAAGAAAGTCAAAAGATGATAATAACTACTCAAATCCAAAAAGtaaaatgacaacaataagATGGAAtgataaaaggcaaaaacacaataaaagcaaCATAAAATAGTCAAAaactgcattaaaaaacacaaaacaaggcaaaaaacagcaaaaaaaaaagagtaagcaAGGATCCTAAACAGACTTAAAACCAGGAAAATAAATGTGACATACATATGGTAAAGCCCACCCATGTGGCACTCCCAGCAGGGCAAATAAATCCtatgaattatttgcaaatgctttttgacccaggtctggtatTTGTACAGCCATGTTGGCAGGCGTGAGCTGCTTCAAAGTATCAAAATGAATGGCCTGCTTTTGGCCTGTCATACATAAGGCATTTTTTGTAATCCAAGAAGATGTATGGCTGTCAGTGTGCCACAgagaagtgtgagtgtgtgttgtgaatgTCCTGGTGGCGGAGTGGAGAGACTCTGTCAGACCGGTAGAGATCTACAGCTGGATGTCAGTGTCTCTGTGACAGAGAGGCCACATAGTGACACACGGGGTTAAGAGTGATGCTGATGGATGGGAGATACAGGATGGCAGACTGGAGttacacagataaacacatttgcacacGTGGAGTTCTGCGGTTTCTAGATTTATGACAGAGTTCTTCAAATACACAAACTTGGCCACTGATATGTAACACAATGTCAGCAAGGGGAGCTGTTGCTTTCCTTACTGTAGGAGTTGGTTTGCTCTAATCAAGTTAAGataaaatctgataaaaaatCTTTGCAGGTCGCCATCTCAAAAGTTTGGTGTTGAGATGAACAAACAAGAATACCTCCCAAAATCGATTTTATTACAAAGCTTtgaatttgtgtattttttgccATCACTAACATGCGCCTGTGCCTCCAGCTATGCATATTTATTCATCACATTTCACCCATAGCACTTATTCTAGACTTCATCCAAGTGCATTTTAAAGCCTACATAGGATATACAATACATAAACCCtaatacatctctctctttctctctccctctgtctggaAAGCTAAAACAGAAACTAAAACTCAGCCACTGGATTTGACAGGAGTAATGATCAAAGGGGCAGAGTTTTTGCCACCATCATTAGCGCAGGGGCTGAAGAATGGAAAGAGCTTCTCGGTGAAGGTACAGCCAGTGAAGGAGTAGATGTGAGCCCTCGCCTCCACATCGTAAAAGGAAACTTGACCCTCTTCGTAATCAACAAACACCCCAACCCTTTGGGGATTCTCCCTCAGGGGGAGGATGACGGCCGGGCCTGCGTTGGCTGTGTACTCGCTTCCCTTCCTCAGCCAAACAGTCCAGTATCCATTCTTTGGACTCAATCTTATGTCCCCCTTCCTATTGATGGACTCGCTTGCTACCCCTAAATCCCACTGAGGCTTGTCTTTAACCTGCACCTCATAATAAAATTTCCCCGAGGAGAAACCCTCTTTTGCCAAGACATTATTGACGTGATCAAACCTCTCTGGTTTGTTCGGGAgattcctctttctgtctccggACTTGACTTGCTTCCCGTCATCAGACACAGTGAGGAAGGGGTGCGCCGTGTCCGGATCCAGAGTGACGTCCACGGCGTGCTTCTGCATTTTCTTCAAGTCAGGATCGCACAACATCCTTATTTCTCTCACGACTGTCATCTCCAGTTGAGCCACGGCTGTCTGCACCGTACACTGGTCACTGTCAACACTGATCTCAGACCAGTCCTTAGTCTGTGGAGGAGTGATGTTAAGAGATAGGACGCTCTCTAGGAATTTGATGCAGTCCTTGTTGAGTGAGACCTGCTTAAGCTCCTTGTTTTCCTGCGCTAGTTGcatcatttctccctccagTTCTTTAATGAAGCCTTCTCCCTGTGCTTCCATTTCTTTCTGCTTCATCCCAGTTACCTCAGTGAGCTCAGCCTGGCTCTTCTTAATGTAGTGCACCAAAGTATTCATTACCTGCATGCTGTATGACATCACTTTATCTGCATTATCTTTGCCTGTCTTTACCGAGTGTCGAATCTCATTAATTTTCTGCTGTCTCTCCTGGATCTTCCGCTGCGTCTCTGCCTCAGCTATTCCCAGCTGGGCCTTCCTTGCTTCAAACTCCTCCTCTAGAGTCACTGTTTTATGGCTTTTATGGTTTGTCTCGGTGCAGGACTCGCACACAAACATTTCGTCCACCTTGCAGAACAGCTCCAGAGGTTTGTAATGCTCCTTACATATCCTGCTCTCTGGGTTCTCCACAGGGTCGATCAGCTTGTGTTCCTTTAAGGCTGGAATTCTCTGATGAGGCTGCAGATGTGTGGCGCAGTAAGACGTcagacacaccaggcaggacttCAGGGCAGTGAGCTTTGCCCCGGTGCAGAGATCACACAGCACATCTCCACTTCCTGATTCGGCAGCTTGCTGTTCGGGGCTGCCGGCAGATTTCTGTTGAACTTGAACTTTCTTGAACTTTGCAGCCATCTCGGCACTGAAAATGTGGACCTTAAGTGTCGGTCTTGTGTAGAATTGCTCTTTACACACTGGGCATTGGCATACATTATTGGTGTCCCAGTACTCCGTGATACAGTGGATACAGAAGGTGTGCCCACAAGGAATAGCAACAGGTTTAGTGTACACATCCAGGCAGATTGAACAAAGGAATTGGTCCTCAGTCAGTAGACTAGTAGCACAAGCCATGTCTagacaaaaatcagaagtgaAATGATGAAATAGTTTTGGTCAACATGCAGTAAATCCTGATTTACAGCCGTAGTAACAGTTGTAAGTTGTGGCAAAGTAACTTGCATAAAACATAGAATTCCAGCAGGAACTGCACACAGAACAAAATGCAACTTTACCTGGTGTATGtaggttttctttctttctttctgcttttctACGTGTAAAAGAAAGTAACACGTATAGAGTTACTCAGCACTTGTCTGCTGTTTTACTTTCTCTTTCAGCACAATGACATCAGAGTGCCGGCCCCCTCCCATTTCCTCCAAAGTCCAAGTTAACCCATTAGTGGCACAATTCACTGTTGacccacatttacatttttttttttattctgttacAGCTAGTAAGATGTACAATGCGTTCCCCATCTTGACTACAAAGGCCTGCATACAGGCACATGCACAGTGAATTTATTTACTGCAAGTGCATCTTTGAAGCTATTCTTTTCACTCAACTGCTTGCTTGTTGATATATCAAATTGCTATGGTCTTTGAAATCCCTTCCATGTATGTACAGTTGaattgatggtgtgtgtgtgtgtgtgtgtgtgtgtgtgtgagtgtgtgtgtgtgtgcgtctttccTACATTCTAAATGAATTTGCGCacacgcttgtgtgtgtgcatttgcattaCATGAGAAAGCTTAGTGATGGAATCTGCATAATAAACTGTAAAGACACTCTTCCCGTGCTCTCCCTCTGAGAGAACAAGGCTTCAGTCAGAACACAATAGCTTTCCTGCATCTCTTGAAGGGCTTTGTCGGCGCTGAAAgactctctgtgtttgtgtgtgtttctgtgtgtttttatctgcaATCATGTACGCTTGAATGTGTTTCTGACATACTGCGTGTGGGTTCATCCAAGCGTTCTCTGCAGGAGTGTAGGTGTGAAAATCGTGAGCATATAAAGATGTGCTGATGGTTGATAAGGACATGAGTGATGCCTTGTACTGACCTTCTCACCCAAGTTAATCTGTCTCCATGGACTTGGGAATGTGTACTCAGTTATGTTGGATACGTACGTTAAATATGTGTGCATAAGTGGGTGTTTGTATGAGTTGCACACTACAGTATTTCAATGCTGCATTATTTCTATATAAATGCATCTATTTGCTGTAGCCGGCCTCACCAGCCATTCACCTTGAAGAATGATCTCAGAGGCTTAAAGATATTGAGATATAATGGAACGAAATGAAAGAGACTTCGAAAATCCAATCATAACGCAACCTAAGAAATACATGTGCTCAAAATGgtgaaatatgtatatatacgtGTGCTCTCCTGGGTGGGGTTCCTATCTGATGGTGACAGGCCAGCTCTGATCAGTATACTCTCTTGGGCCACGTCTTATTCAAGCCTTACCTCAACGCCCTGGCAGTTATAAAACATTCAAACGACATTTGGATCAGATGGGAATTCCCTTTGATCCAGGTCTTTGTGGAGCTCCAGGACCCCggcctttcttctcctccacagGCTCCACTGATGGGTTCATCGAAGGATGAGAGGGAGTCAGGGCTTTTCccctcccattttttttttcttctcagtcCTTCCATCTCTCAACCGGCGctttcttcttcccttcatCCCTGTTCTCTGACCCATTGGGCTCTCACTTGTAGCTGCTCTTCACTTCTCCTCACCTTGAATACATGAATATGGGATTAGAGGAGCTCAAAGTGCTAGAGGACACAGACCTCCCTCTATTTGAATCAAATACCTCCTGCTCGCTGTCTACTCTGTTTTAAACTGAGTAGACGAACTGTAACACAGGTGGTGGACTGTAGGCCAAACTACAGGATTAGACATTAATTATTTATAAATGTAGAGATTAACACCTATGGCCTTAAATCAACATTATGTTTACTAAAGTAATAATCggcaacattttcatgtaaataaatgtctgttttgcaaaGCAGACACATAGTGTTTCAACCTGTTCCCAGATCATgcaagcttttacatttgctgttcttgGTCTCGTcttgggaaaaatcctctggtgcacaggaaatGATGTGTTGTACGTTCAGGCTGCAGGAACAGCGGTTTGTTTAGAATAACTAGAAGAAGAACTCGCAAAAGATGTCACAGCATTGGTGGCACTGAATAAGCCACCTATCTTAAAATTACTCTTGATATaataaaactgaataaaaaatacactaccagtcaaaagctcggacacacgcattttcctttatttttattactatttttcacattttagaataatagtaaagacatcaagagtatgaaataacacaaatggaattgccttgatggaaaggcaaaggctttggaaagaaattcatacataggcatcaacttgaCTATTTATATTTGgctaaaaaatacatttcaagcatttaagcataagcatTTAGAACAAAATGgctaaatgaaaaacatagtacatccaataaggtgtgtccaaacctttgactggcagtgtacaCAAATTCTTACCACTGTTTGGAAAAAATATGATCTGCCAAATTTGGCCCGTGAGGCCTATGTATGGCAGCCTTGCTCTACAGTGTTgtgaggcagaaagaggaggCTCACTCAGCTCCATCATTCCAGTTTGTTTACTACTTGGTCAGAGCAGAACGTTGTGTTATTTCCAGCCCCCAGACACAACAATTCTGGAGGGAAGATAAATAATTAGTCATGAGATGAGTTTCTCCCTTCATCCATCAGCCTGGGGAACATGACTGCCATAGGAGAACTGAAGCCAAATGAGAGTCCTCTCCCTCCAGTGTTTTTGTTCCCCAGACACTCTGCTTTAGATTCCCCCCCTTGATAGGATGACTTTGAAACTCTGGAAAGCTTGTGAGGAGGGCTCCATCTTTGTCAGGTTTTTCACAGattaaaagctgtttttccTGGTTCTTGCTAAAAGCAGTGCTTTTAGCATCGGAAACAAGCAGAGTAGATagtactttttcccttttctcaaAATTGCCTGCCATAGTAGAAACACTGAGCCTGAGTGAACTTGAGTTGCAAGTCAATTCAAAGTACATCTTGTTTGAGGCAATTCATGCCATTACAATCTTTTACTTTAACATTTCGTCTTTTCTTTACCCAGAACCCACTTCTTATCTACTTCTTTAGGAACTTGGCAATGTAGAGGAAAGGGCTTATATATGAGAAGGAATGGATAAATGGGGAAGACATGGGGAGAAGAAACAGGACTGTTTCTGCTGAAAAGTATTTGAAGTCCATTAAATGACACATTGAAACcaaattacagtattttgtttaGCAGGACACATAGGAAAAGCCTGATAGTACAGATGGGATGAATTGGGGGGCGAGGGAATGTTTTTAATATGTCAAAGTGTAAGGAAACCCTTTGAGTGGACTGTTTCGTAGATTGTATTAGTCCTACTCTCCAGCTCTGAAATTGAATCGGACGCTTCCTTGTGCTGAGGCGGTGTTCTTGAACCCAGGGAAGTGCTTGGAGATTTAAGGGATCACAAGGCTCAGTTTCAAATGTAAAGGCTGTTGAGGTATTTTATCTACACACTTATTCATTAAGCAGGCAGTGACTGTTGGATTTACACTGCTATCTGAGATGGCCTCCAAACACCAAGAGGAGTTACACTCTCTCTGATAGGCTGGTTCAGCTGCTGAATTATTAATTTCTGCTATTTGCCAGAGT is part of the Centroberyx gerrardi isolate f3 chromosome 16, fCenGer3.hap1.cur.20231027, whole genome shotgun sequence genome and harbors:
- the LOC139912491 gene encoding E3 ubiquitin-protein ligase TRIM21-like, which translates into the protein MACATSLLTEDQFLCSICLDVYTKPVAIPCGHTFCIHCITEYWDTNNVCQCPVCKEQFYTRPTLKVHIFSAEMAAKFKKVQVQQKSAGSPEQQAAESGSGDVLCDLCTGAKLTALKSCLVCLTSYCATHLQPHQRIPALKEHKLIDPVENPESRICKEHYKPLELFCKVDEMFVCESCTETNHKSHKTVTLEEEFEARKAQLGIAEAETQRKIQERQQKINEIRHSVKTGKDNADKVMSYSMQVMNTLVHYIKKSQAELTEVTGMKQKEMEAQGEGFIKELEGEMMQLAQENKELKQVSLNKDCIKFLESVLSLNITPPQTKDWSEISVDSDQCTVQTAVAQLEMTVVREIRMLCDPDLKKMQKHAVDVTLDPDTAHPFLTVSDDGKQVKSGDRKRNLPNKPERFDHVNNVLAKEGFSSGKFYYEVQVKDKPQWDLGVASESINRKGDIRLSPKNGYWTVWLRKGSEYTANAGPAVILPLRENPQRVGVFVDYEEGQVSFYDVEARAHIYSFTGCTFTEKLFPFFSPCANDGGKNSAPLIITPVKSSG